Proteins encoded within one genomic window of Solibaculum mannosilyticum:
- a CDS encoding sigma-70 family RNA polymerase sigma factor, whose amino-acid sequence MSAAVQDRWGLDDLVSQNLGLVHSCAHRFKGRGIEYEDLFQAGCMGLVKAAKGFDEGRGVRFSTYAVPVILGEMKRLFRDGGTVKVGRTLKELSIKAVRAREHLSNALGRDPTVGELAKELGVEPEEAAEAISASLPPVSLTAGEEEGGGQIDIPVEAPEDKLSDLIALKEVVSELPPKDRKLIVLRYFGGKTQTETADVLGMTQVQVSRREKVILRELRKQLTG is encoded by the coding sequence ATGAGCGCCGCCGTACAGGATCGCTGGGGCCTGGACGATCTGGTATCGCAGAATTTGGGACTGGTACACTCCTGTGCCCATCGGTTTAAAGGGCGGGGTATCGAGTATGAGGACCTGTTCCAGGCCGGATGCATGGGCCTTGTCAAGGCAGCCAAAGGGTTTGACGAGGGCCGGGGCGTACGGTTTTCCACCTACGCGGTGCCGGTCATCCTGGGCGAGATGAAGCGTCTGTTCCGGGACGGGGGTACCGTCAAGGTGGGACGCACCTTAAAGGAGCTGTCCATCAAGGCGGTGCGCGCCAGGGAACATCTTTCCAACGCTTTGGGAAGAGATCCCACCGTGGGAGAATTGGCAAAAGAGCTGGGAGTGGAACCCGAAGAAGCTGCCGAAGCAATCAGCGCGTCTCTGCCGCCGGTGTCCCTGACGGCCGGGGAAGAGGAAGGCGGCGGACAAATCGATATCCCAGTGGAGGCGCCGGAGGATAAATTAAGCGATCTGATTGCGTTAAAGGAGGTGGTATCGGAGCTGCCGCCCAAAGACCGCAAGCTCATTGTGCTGCGCTATTTCGGCGGCAAGACCCAGACCGAGACAGCCGATGTCCTGGGCATGACCCAGGTGCAGGTGTCCCGACGGGAGAAGGTGATCTTAAGGGAGCTGAGAAAGCAGCTGACCGGATGA
- a CDS encoding STAS domain-containing protein, with translation MPVRVDNHEKVVTAYLEGEIDHHGAAGIRELIDRTVEQAMPEQLILDFRDVTFMDSSGIGLVMGRYRIMKELGGCIQVVNTSPHITRVMKLAGLERLDVLSKGGKTK, from the coding sequence ATGCCAGTGCGTGTAGACAACCACGAGAAGGTAGTCACCGCTTATTTAGAGGGTGAAATCGATCATCACGGCGCCGCCGGCATCCGGGAACTGATCGATCGGACGGTAGAACAGGCCATGCCGGAACAACTCATTCTGGATTTCCGGGACGTGACCTTTATGGATAGTTCGGGAATTGGATTGGTCATGGGGCGATACCGCATCATGAAGGAGCTGGGTGGATGCATCCAGGTGGTCAACACCTCGCCCCATATCACCCGAGTCATGAAGCTGGCCGGACTGGAGCGGCTGGACGTTCTAAGCAAAGGGGGGAAAACCAAATGA
- the spoIIAB gene encoding anti-sigma F factor, which translates to MKPINEMKLVIPSRSANESFARVAVASFVAQLDPTIEELTEIKTAVSEAVTNCIVHAYREQIGSINIAVKLYEQGRILIRVRDTGCGIENIEKAMEPLFTTAGEERAGLGFAVMESFMDKLKVLSKPGKGTTITMEKKLKIRTHR; encoded by the coding sequence ATGAAGCCCATCAACGAAATGAAGCTAGTGATCCCCAGCCGGTCGGCCAACGAGTCGTTTGCCCGGGTGGCGGTAGCCTCCTTTGTGGCCCAGCTGGATCCCACCATCGAGGAGCTGACCGAGATCAAGACGGCGGTATCCGAGGCGGTGACCAACTGCATCGTCCACGCCTATCGGGAACAGATCGGCAGCATCAACATAGCCGTCAAGCTGTACGAGCAGGGCCGGATCCTCATCCGCGTACGGGATACCGGCTGCGGCATCGAGAACATAGAAAAGGCCATGGAGCCCCTGTTCACCACGGCCGGAGAGGAGAGAGCCGGACTGGGATTTGCGGTGATGGAATCCTTTATGGACAAGCTGAAGGTGTTGTCCAAACCGGGCAAAGGCACCACCATCACCATGGAGAAAAAGCTGAAGATCCGGACCCATCGCTGA
- a CDS encoding MATE family efflux transporter: MKTSLLKDFSKYVSLNVLGMLGLSCYILADTYFTSARLGTSGLAALNIAISIYSVIHATGLMLGIGGATKYSIFQSQDHPSQANRIFTTTVLLGLAFGTAFVLIGITASSSIAWLLGARGTILEMTATYLKTILCFAPCFLLNQIFLAFVRNDHAPRLAMTGMIVGSLSNIVLDYLFMFPLNMGIFGAAFATGLAPIISMLTLSRHRIAKKNHFHFQKINFSFFNAVSLLGLGSSAFINEISSGIVLIVFNLLILQAAGNTGVAAYGIVANLALVALAIFTGIAQGVQPLVSRLYGRGKSQESHTILRYSILVSLFLGVLLYLAVFFFTEPLVSIFNSENDPVLADLAFEGLRVYFIGFLFVGVSIVSSAYLAATERPRPSFAISIVRGAVAILILAVTLSSLWGIHGIWLAFPSAELITVLLSILLIRPAIGKKACE; the protein is encoded by the coding sequence ATGAAAACAAGTTTGCTCAAAGATTTTTCCAAGTATGTATCGCTCAATGTCCTGGGCATGCTGGGATTGTCCTGCTACATCCTGGCCGATACCTATTTTACCTCCGCCCGCCTGGGTACCAGCGGTCTGGCCGCCCTCAACATCGCCATCTCCATTTACAGCGTCATCCACGCCACCGGACTGATGCTGGGCATCGGCGGCGCCACCAAATACAGCATCTTCCAGTCCCAGGATCATCCGTCCCAAGCAAACCGCATCTTTACCACCACCGTCCTGCTGGGCCTTGCGTTTGGGACTGCTTTTGTCTTGATCGGGATTACCGCCTCCTCTTCCATTGCATGGCTCCTGGGTGCACGGGGAACCATATTGGAGATGACGGCAACGTATCTCAAGACCATCCTTTGTTTTGCGCCTTGTTTTCTTTTAAATCAAATTTTTCTGGCCTTTGTCCGAAACGATCACGCCCCTCGATTGGCCATGACGGGCATGATCGTCGGCAGCCTCTCCAATATTGTTTTGGACTACCTTTTTATGTTCCCTCTGAATATGGGGATCTTTGGCGCGGCCTTCGCCACAGGGCTTGCCCCCATCATCAGTATGCTCACTCTCTCGCGGCATCGCATTGCCAAAAAGAACCACTTTCACTTTCAAAAAATAAATTTTTCCTTTTTCAATGCAGTATCCCTTTTGGGGCTGGGAAGCTCCGCCTTTATCAATGAGATTTCCTCCGGCATCGTGCTCATCGTCTTCAACCTCCTGATCCTACAGGCGGCGGGCAACACCGGTGTGGCGGCTTACGGCATCGTAGCCAATTTGGCTTTGGTGGCCCTGGCCATTTTTACGGGGATCGCTCAAGGAGTCCAGCCTCTCGTCAGCCGTCTGTATGGCCGAGGGAAATCCCAAGAGTCCCATACCATTTTAAGGTATTCCATTCTTGTCTCACTTTTCCTGGGCGTTCTGCTCTATCTGGCGGTGTTTTTCTTCACCGAGCCTTTGGTGTCCATCTTCAACAGCGAAAACGATCCCGTCTTGGCAGATCTGGCCTTTGAAGGGCTTCGCGTCTATTTCATCGGATTTTTATTTGTGGGCGTCAGCATTGTCTCATCCGCTTACCTGGCGGCCACCGAACGTCCCAGGCCGTCCTTTGCCATTTCCATCGTCCGGGGCGCGGTGGCTATCCTGATCCTGGCTGTGACGCTCTCCAGCTTGTGGGGAATCCACGGCATTTGGCTGGCTTTCCCCTCGGCGGAACTGATTACCGTATTGCTCTCCATTTTGCTCATCCGGCCTGCAATTGGCAAAAAGGCGTGCGAATAA